From a region of the Effusibacillus pohliae DSM 22757 genome:
- a CDS encoding TIGR04086 family membrane protein yields MKGKSFSDMAPQLGGAPVLHGLIYAYAVAFGAILLATALITWTAVPESKLPVITYAINLAAVVIGSFVSARRSGEKGWYYGGLTGLFYSVSITLLGLIVVAASFTLHNVIQIVLLSAIGGLGGIIGVNTRSRR; encoded by the coding sequence ATGAAGGGGAAATCGTTCAGTGACATGGCACCGCAGCTCGGCGGCGCACCTGTGCTGCATGGATTGATTTATGCGTACGCCGTGGCGTTCGGCGCGATACTGCTTGCTACCGCGCTGATCACCTGGACAGCCGTTCCGGAAAGCAAATTGCCGGTGATCACATATGCCATCAACCTGGCCGCCGTGGTGATCGGCTCGTTCGTTTCCGCCCGCCGTTCTGGCGAAAAAGGCTGGTACTACGGCGGGCTGACAGGCCTGTTTTATTCGGTGTCGATTACGCTCCTCGGCCTGATCGTCGTGGCAGCATCCTTCACGTTGCATAATGTGATCCAGATTGTCCTGTTGTCGGCAATCGGCGGATTGGGCGGTATTATCGGCGTCAATACCCGGTCGCGGCGTTGA
- the tgt gene encoding tRNA guanosine(34) transglycosylase Tgt — MAVRYELLTTDRQTGARRGRLHTPHGTIETPVFMPVGTQATVKAMSPEELKEIGAEIILSNTYHLFLRPGHEIVREAGGLHSFMNWDRAILTDSGGFQVFSLSDLRKITEEGVEFRSHLSGEKLFLSPEKAIEVENALGADIIMAFDECPPYPATREYLKDSLERTTRWAKRCKQAHRRPHDQALFGIVQGGMERDLREQSVMELLELDFPGYAVGGLSVGEPKPLMYDVLAFTTPLLPKDKPRYLMGVGSPDDLFEGVIRGIDMFDCVLPTRIARNGTCMTSIGKVVIRNATYVRDWEKLDPNCDCYTCRNYSRAYIRHLIKADEIFGLRLTSYHNLYFLVDLMRKIRLAIEENRLLEFKKEFYSQYGYEDIT; from the coding sequence ATGGCTGTGCGATACGAACTGTTGACGACCGACAGGCAGACGGGAGCCCGCAGGGGTCGGCTGCACACGCCGCACGGAACGATCGAGACGCCCGTGTTCATGCCGGTCGGCACGCAGGCGACGGTGAAGGCCATGAGCCCGGAAGAGCTGAAAGAGATCGGGGCAGAGATTATCCTGTCGAATACATACCACCTGTTTCTGCGGCCCGGCCATGAGATTGTCCGGGAAGCGGGCGGGCTGCATTCGTTTATGAACTGGGATCGGGCGATCCTCACCGATTCCGGCGGGTTTCAGGTATTTTCCCTGTCGGATCTGCGGAAGATTACGGAGGAAGGTGTCGAGTTCCGGTCGCACCTGTCGGGGGAAAAGCTGTTTTTGTCGCCGGAAAAGGCGATCGAAGTGGAAAATGCGCTCGGTGCCGACATCATCATGGCGTTTGACGAGTGCCCGCCGTATCCCGCGACACGGGAATACCTGAAAGATTCGCTGGAACGGACGACGCGCTGGGCGAAGCGTTGCAAGCAGGCGCACCGGCGGCCGCACGACCAGGCACTGTTTGGCATCGTGCAGGGCGGGATGGAACGCGATCTGCGGGAACAAAGCGTGATGGAGCTGCTGGAACTCGATTTTCCGGGGTATGCGGTCGGCGGTTTGTCGGTCGGGGAACCCAAACCGCTGATGTACGATGTGCTCGCGTTCACGACACCGCTGTTGCCGAAAGACAAACCTCGCTATCTGATGGGAGTGGGCTCGCCTGATGATCTGTTTGAAGGGGTGATTCGCGGGATTGATATGTTCGACTGCGTGTTGCCAACGCGAATTGCCCGTAACGGAACCTGCATGACCTCCATCGGCAAGGTTGTCATCCGCAACGCGACGTACGTCCGCGACTGGGAAAAACTTGACCCGAACTGCGACTGTTACACGTGCCGCAATTATTCGCGCGCTTACATCCGGCATCTGATCAAGGCGGACGAGATCTTCGGGCTGCGCCTGACGAGCTATCACAATCTGTATTTTCTTGTCGACCTGATGCGAAAGATTCGGCTTGCCATCGAGGAGAATCGTTTGTTAGAATTCAAGAAGGAATTTTATTCCCAATACGGGTATGAAGACATCACATAG
- the queA gene encoding tRNA preQ1(34) S-adenosylmethionine ribosyltransferase-isomerase QueA, which produces MRVEEFDFDLPEELIAQHPLPERTASRLLVLHRKTGRIEHRMFTDLLDYLQPDDCLILNDTRVIPARLYGVKPDTGARVEFLLLNEKQPDVWEVLVRPGKRLKPGSRVEFGEGLLRAEILDTTEQGGRVVRFFYEGIFFELLERLGEMPLPPYINERLDDAERYQTVFSRKKGSAAAPTAGLHFTEEFLQQIRDKGVRIGFVTLHVGLGTFRPVSADRVEDHRMHAEYYEFPQATADLIRDTRERDGRVIAVGTTACRTLETVGSRLAERMDSGLNGSGDAGESEQIRSGCQADAIDKRALASGLREESGWTDIFIYPGYQFKLIDGLVTNFHLPKSTLIMLVSALAGRERVLHAYREAVRERYRFFSFGDAMLII; this is translated from the coding sequence ATGCGAGTCGAAGAGTTTGATTTTGATTTGCCGGAGGAACTGATCGCCCAACATCCGCTGCCGGAACGGACCGCATCGCGGCTTTTGGTGCTGCACCGGAAAACGGGCCGGATCGAACACCGGATGTTTACCGATTTGCTGGATTATTTGCAGCCGGACGATTGCCTGATTTTGAACGATACCCGGGTGATCCCGGCCCGGCTGTATGGGGTAAAGCCGGATACGGGCGCCCGGGTGGAGTTTTTGCTGCTGAACGAAAAACAGCCGGATGTGTGGGAAGTGCTGGTCCGCCCGGGAAAACGGCTGAAACCGGGGAGCCGGGTGGAGTTTGGCGAGGGGCTCTTGCGGGCAGAAATTCTCGATACGACGGAACAGGGCGGGCGGGTCGTGCGTTTTTTTTACGAGGGGATCTTTTTTGAGCTGCTGGAACGGCTGGGCGAAATGCCGCTGCCGCCCTATATCAACGAGCGGCTGGACGACGCGGAGCGCTACCAGACCGTTTTTTCACGGAAAAAAGGGTCTGCTGCCGCGCCGACGGCCGGACTGCATTTTACGGAAGAATTCCTGCAGCAGATTCGTGACAAAGGGGTCCGCATCGGATTTGTCACGTTGCATGTCGGGTTGGGAACGTTCCGGCCGGTGTCGGCCGACAGGGTGGAAGACCACCGGATGCATGCCGAGTATTACGAGTTTCCGCAAGCCACAGCCGATTTGATCCGTGACACGCGCGAGCGGGACGGCCGCGTGATTGCGGTTGGAACCACCGCCTGCCGGACGCTGGAAACGGTCGGCAGCCGGCTGGCAGAACGGATGGACAGCGGTTTGAACGGCAGCGGCGATGCTGGGGAAAGCGAGCAGATACGCAGCGGCTGCCAGGCAGACGCGATCGATAAGCGGGCGCTTGCTTCCGGGTTGCGCGAGGAGAGCGGCTGGACCGATATTTTCATCTATCCCGGTTATCAGTTCAAGCTGATCGACGGGCTGGTGACCAATTTTCACCTGCCAAAATCGACTTTGATCATGCTGGTGTCGGCGCTCGCCGGCCGCGAACGGGTGTTGCACGCGTATCGGGAAGCGGTGCGGGAGCGGTACCGGTTTTTCTCGTTTGGGGACGCGATGTTGATCATTTGA
- the yajC gene encoding preprotein translocase subunit YajC encodes MQQTLYQLLPFLLMILIFYFLLIRPQQKRAKERNAMLAGLKKGDRVVTIGGMHGTITELDDDTVTLRVAENTRIKFERSAIGSVKQSAAQPANGNTNE; translated from the coding sequence GTGCAGCAGACGCTTTACCAACTGTTACCTTTTCTCCTGATGATTCTCATCTTTTATTTCCTGTTGATCCGCCCGCAGCAAAAGCGCGCGAAAGAGCGGAACGCGATGCTCGCCGGGTTGAAAAAAGGCGACCGCGTCGTAACGATCGGCGGCATGCACGGTACGATCACCGAACTGGATGATGACACCGTCACGTTGCGGGTGGCGGAGAACACGCGCATCAAGTTCGAACGCTCCGCTATCGGCAGCGTCAAACAATCGGCGGCGCAGCCGGCGAATGGGAACACGAACGAGTAA